One genomic segment of uncultured Desulfobacter sp. includes these proteins:
- a CDS encoding pyridoxamine 5'-phosphate oxidase family protein has product MRRKEKQITDKDQLENIIKKAKVCRLGLSDNGQPYVVPLHFGYDSPFLYFHGADKGRKLDILAVNDRVCFEFDDLEKINKHASACNWGASYTSIIGEGTARILVDSEKKINGLNCIMAHYSSRTFEFGAQDLAETAVIEVKISRMTAKRSG; this is encoded by the coding sequence GTGCGCAGAAAAGAAAAGCAGATAACCGATAAGGATCAGCTTGAGAATATCATAAAAAAGGCCAAAGTCTGCCGCTTGGGCCTGTCAGACAACGGGCAACCTTATGTGGTGCCTTTACATTTCGGGTATGATTCGCCTTTTTTATATTTTCACGGGGCCGATAAAGGACGCAAACTTGATATCCTGGCCGTCAACGACCGGGTCTGTTTTGAGTTTGATGACCTTGAAAAGATAAATAAACACGCATCTGCCTGCAATTGGGGCGCATCTTATACCAGCATCATTGGCGAAGGAACGGCACGTATCCTTGTTGACTCGGAAAAAAAGATCAACGGCCTGAACTGTATTATGGCCCATTACAGCTCCCGCACCTTTGAATTCGGGGCTCAGGATCTGGCCGAAACCGCTGTGATTGAGGTTAAAATTTCAAGGATGACTGCTAAACGGTCCGGATAG
- a CDS encoding alpha/beta fold hydrolase: protein MDNLLDHPLIGQRYFFPRKGFFADPFWVDVDGAKLACSYHEINPEAKTLVHFHGNGEIVDDWRGDFVNLINQMGCNCLLAELRGYGQSSGQVQLGKMISDVVPTIEALKCKEQDLIFFGRSVGAIFALEAAARFPNAAGLVLESAIADVLERLLLRIHPDELNVDLETLRKAVDQQLNHQQKIALFKGDLLVLHTINDGLVDVSHGKRLYDWATTRKSIKLFDRGDHNSIMMVNAREYFAYLENFIRSLDSSC from the coding sequence ATGGATAATTTGCTTGATCATCCGTTAATTGGGCAGCGTTACTTCTTTCCTCGTAAGGGATTTTTTGCTGACCCTTTTTGGGTTGATGTTGATGGCGCTAAATTAGCATGCAGCTATCATGAAATTAACCCCGAGGCGAAAACACTTGTACATTTTCACGGTAATGGTGAAATTGTTGATGATTGGCGCGGTGATTTTGTTAACTTGATTAATCAGATGGGCTGTAATTGCTTATTGGCGGAATTGCGTGGTTATGGCCAATCAAGTGGTCAAGTGCAATTGGGCAAAATGATTAGCGATGTAGTGCCAACTATCGAAGCATTAAAATGTAAAGAGCAGGATTTAATTTTTTTCGGTCGTAGTGTTGGTGCTATTTTTGCCCTTGAAGCGGCAGCCCGTTTTCCTAATGCTGCCGGATTAGTTCTTGAAAGTGCGATTGCCGATGTTCTTGAACGTTTGTTGTTACGCATTCACCCTGATGAACTGAATGTTGATTTGGAGACGTTACGCAAGGCAGTAGATCAGCAACTGAATCATCAGCAGAAAATAGCTTTATTTAAAGGCGATTTGCTAGTGCTACATACAATAAATGATGGTTTGGTTGATGTTAGCCATGGTAAACGACTTTATGATTGGGCAACGACACGCAAAAGCATCAAGCTATTTGATCGGGGTGATCACAACAGTATTATGATGGTTAATGCCAGAGAATATTTTGCTTATTTGGAAAATTTTATTCGCAGTTTGGACAGCAGCTGCTGA
- a CDS encoding cytochrome B6, producing the protein MEKKKNLFIKCFSVCILLFVGIGATAVYAQQTKVVSSYGPINQTETFEQIKAARMAVKSERAERQKELLNSRYDLSKKTTDEVTMSGGKPIPVGPTANLQGTTWENLNKMTPEQIKETGGFPYKPLPFADHAEGGMLFPEMITKSLPRLTRFDLDFDLPEHILPDPAPSIYLTTRPDLGDVAKGRLITIENYYEIFNGILNPKQLEGLRLLVTQFPQQQFNATEDRRTDRPDGMLGVTCFDCHANGHTNGANHLVGDIRPQEFRHRIETPTLRGVNIQRLFGSQRALKTVEDFTEFEQRAAYFDGDICMAAKKGVNVLERGSQVHAMAEFLAILDFPPASKLNIYGELDKTKANSSELRGENLFNGKARCAACHPAPYYTDNSMHNLKAERFYKQEMVNGMMMAHDGPIKTFPLRGIKDSPPYMHDGRCFTLEDTVEYFNLIQQLHLKTQEKKDLVAFLRTL; encoded by the coding sequence ATGGAAAAGAAAAAGAATCTGTTCATTAAATGCTTCAGCGTCTGCATTTTGTTATTTGTTGGAATAGGCGCTACAGCAGTTTATGCACAACAAACTAAAGTCGTTTCCAGTTATGGGCCGATAAACCAAACAGAAACCTTCGAGCAAATCAAAGCTGCACGTATGGCAGTAAAAAGCGAGCGTGCCGAACGCCAAAAAGAATTATTAAACTCGCGATATGATCTTTCAAAAAAGACCACGGATGAGGTCACCATGTCGGGAGGAAAGCCCATCCCAGTTGGGCCGACAGCGAACCTTCAGGGAACAACCTGGGAAAATCTCAATAAAATGACTCCCGAACAAATAAAAGAAACCGGGGGATTCCCTTACAAACCCTTACCTTTTGCTGACCATGCTGAAGGAGGTATGCTTTTCCCGGAGATGATCACAAAATCTTTGCCCAGGCTGACTCGTTTTGACCTGGATTTCGATCTGCCCGAACATATTCTTCCAGACCCTGCCCCGTCAATTTATCTGACCACCCGCCCCGACCTCGGCGATGTGGCAAAGGGACGACTGATTACCATCGAAAATTACTATGAGATATTTAACGGTATTTTGAATCCCAAACAGCTTGAGGGTCTTAGACTTTTAGTTACCCAGTTCCCCCAACAACAATTCAACGCGACCGAAGACCGTCGAACCGACAGGCCCGACGGCATGCTGGGCGTAACCTGTTTCGATTGTCACGCCAACGGCCATACTAACGGCGCTAACCATCTAGTTGGAGACATTCGACCCCAGGAATTCAGGCACCGCATTGAAACCCCTACCTTGAGAGGCGTAAATATCCAGAGACTTTTTGGTTCTCAGCGTGCGCTTAAAACCGTAGAGGATTTCACCGAATTTGAACAGCGCGCTGCTTACTTTGACGGAGATATATGCATGGCTGCAAAAAAGGGGGTTAACGTTCTTGAAAGAGGCTCCCAGGTACACGCCATGGCAGAATTTCTTGCAATCCTGGATTTTCCCCCAGCCTCTAAGCTCAACATTTACGGAGAGCTGGACAAGACCAAGGCTAATTCCAGCGAACTGCGCGGTGAGAATCTTTTCAACGGTAAGGCTCGTTGCGCCGCATGCCACCCAGCCCCATACTACACCGACAATAGTATGCATAACCTCAAGGCTGAGCGTTTTTACAAACAAGAAATGGTAAATGGCATGATGATGGCCCACGACGGCCCTATTAAAACATTTCCCTTGAGAGGCATCAAGGACTCCCCCCCATATATGCACGATGGAAGATGTTTCACCCTTGAGGATACAGTGGAATATTTTAATCTGATTCAGCAACTTCACTTGAAGACTCAGGAAAAAAAGGATCTGGTTGCTTTCTTGCGCACTTTATAG
- a CDS encoding folylpolyglutamate synthase/dihydrofolate synthase family protein produces the protein MTSPSYKLCLEKIYKLGRFGIKLELDTISNILSDLNTPQNNYNMVHVAGTNGKGSTATCIASILSAAGFKTGIYTSPHLVRFNERICVNGQQIKDADVVSAYEAVIAADNRLCQGSRRATFFEIVTAMAFYHFAKEKVEWAVIETGMGGRFDATNIITPKVSVITNLSIEHTDYLGHTIRDLAREKGGIIKPGMPAVTAVSQPSGIDKLTKVGNDQGSTLYRFKRDFSIRKNPGRSTYNYKGIYQNFEELTKPLPGEHQRENLSLALAAAELIFKQNQEIDPRYNLSQKLVHKGLAHVKWPGRLEKIMDHPLVILDGAHNLKASVLLGKYLNQTLGDKKLTLVIGILDDKPYEAMLAQLLPRAQRVIVTKAKINRSIEPAVLTAAVKKSFKGELKVIEDVKDAVSYAISTSRNKDAICIAGSLYVVGEAKENFDMAFIEA, from the coding sequence ATGACATCCCCCTCTTATAAACTGTGCTTGGAAAAGATTTACAAATTAGGCCGGTTTGGTATCAAGTTGGAGCTGGATACCATTTCAAATATCCTTTCAGACCTCAACACCCCCCAGAATAATTACAACATGGTCCATGTGGCCGGAACCAACGGCAAGGGCTCCACTGCGACCTGCATTGCATCAATCCTCAGTGCTGCGGGATTTAAAACGGGTATCTACACAAGTCCCCACCTGGTCCGATTCAATGAACGAATCTGCGTGAACGGGCAACAGATCAAAGATGCAGATGTGGTCAGCGCATACGAAGCCGTAATCGCGGCAGACAATAGATTGTGCCAAGGATCACGCCGGGCTACTTTTTTTGAAATTGTCACGGCCATGGCCTTTTACCATTTTGCCAAAGAAAAGGTGGAATGGGCGGTCATTGAAACCGGCATGGGGGGCAGATTTGACGCCACCAACATTATTACGCCAAAGGTCAGTGTTATCACCAATCTATCCATTGAGCACACCGATTACCTTGGACATACCATCAGGGACCTGGCCCGGGAAAAAGGCGGCATCATAAAACCAGGAATGCCCGCAGTTACAGCCGTATCCCAGCCATCGGGAATAGACAAGCTGACCAAAGTAGGCAACGATCAGGGATCAACCCTTTACCGGTTTAAACGTGACTTTTCCATCCGCAAAAACCCTGGCCGGTCAACATATAATTACAAAGGAATTTATCAAAATTTCGAAGAGCTGACCAAACCGTTACCCGGAGAACATCAGCGGGAAAACCTTTCTTTAGCCCTGGCTGCCGCGGAATTGATTTTTAAACAGAACCAAGAAATTGACCCACGATATAATTTGAGCCAGAAACTGGTTCACAAAGGGCTTGCCCATGTCAAGTGGCCAGGCCGCCTTGAAAAAATCATGGATCACCCCCTGGTTATCCTGGACGGGGCCCACAATCTCAAGGCATCCGTTCTGCTGGGCAAATACCTCAACCAGACGTTGGGGGATAAAAAGCTAACACTTGTCATCGGTATTTTGGATGACAAACCCTATGAAGCCATGCTGGCTCAGCTTTTGCCCAGGGCCCAGCGAGTCATTGTGACCAAAGCCAAAATCAACCGCAGTATTGAACCTGCGGTGCTGACCGCAGCAGTTAAAAAAAGCTTTAAAGGAGAGCTGAAGGTTATCGAAGATGTAAAAGATGCTGTATCCTATGCAATTTCAACAAGTCGCAATAAAGACGCCATATGCATTGCAGGGTCCCTGTATGTGGTGGGAGAGGCTAAAGAAAATTTCGATATGGCTTTTATTGAGGCTTAA
- the rpsU gene encoding 30S ribosomal protein S21 codes for MKEITVTVIDNDVEKALRILKKKIQNDGLFKRLKVKKHFEKPCQYRRRKMREAMRRQRIAASRSRRRRS; via the coding sequence TTGAAAGAAATTACTGTCACAGTTATTGATAATGACGTTGAAAAAGCATTACGTATTCTGAAGAAAAAAATTCAGAATGACGGACTGTTTAAACGTCTCAAGGTAAAGAAACATTTCGAAAAACCTTGTCAGTACAGAAGACGTAAGATGAGAGAGGCAATGAGAAGACAAAGAATTGCCGCCTCAAGATCACGCAGAAGACGTAGCTAA
- a CDS encoding adenylate kinase, protein MNILFFGPNGSGKGTQGKILKDKYNIAHVESGAIFRDNIKGGTELGKKAKEYIDKGDLVPDDITIPMMIDRIKQDDCKNGWLLDGFPRNKVQSEKLHAALNEQGIKLDYVIEMLLDREIAKNRIMGRRLCENDNNHPNNIFIDAIKPDGDKCRVCGGALSTRADDQDEAAIDKRHSIYYDTDTGTLASSYYFRDLPDADFKYVILNGEQALPDVTAELISKL, encoded by the coding sequence ATGAACATTTTATTTTTCGGCCCCAACGGCAGCGGCAAAGGCACCCAGGGAAAAATCCTGAAAGACAAATACAATATTGCCCATGTTGAATCCGGTGCGATTTTCCGCGACAACATCAAGGGCGGCACCGAACTTGGCAAAAAAGCCAAAGAATATATTGATAAGGGTGACTTGGTGCCTGATGATATCACCATCCCCATGATGATCGACCGTATCAAACAGGATGACTGCAAAAACGGCTGGCTGCTGGATGGTTTTCCAAGAAATAAAGTTCAGTCTGAAAAACTGCATGCCGCACTGAACGAACAGGGCATCAAACTTGACTACGTTATCGAAATGCTGCTGGACCGTGAAATTGCCAAAAACAGAATTATGGGCAGACGGTTGTGCGAAAATGACAACAACCATCCCAACAACATTTTCATCGACGCCATTAAGCCTGACGGAGACAAATGCCGGGTATGCGGCGGTGCATTGAGCACCCGTGCCGATGACCAGGACGAGGCTGCCATCGACAAACGCCACTCCATTTATTATGACACCGATACCGGCACCCTGGCCTCTTCTTATTACTTCAGAGATCTGCCTGATGCAGATTTCAAATACGTCATCCTGAACGGCGAGCAGGCACTGCCCGACGTAACTGCAGAACTGATCTCCAAGCTGTAA
- the tsaA gene encoding tRNA (N6-threonylcarbamoyladenosine(37)-N6)-methyltransferase TrmO: MKIEINPIGKIHSPFKEPEGMPIQPTGANGVQGTVEIFDKFKAGLNDLDGFSHIILLYLFHRSKGYNLQVIPFMDDTPRGVFATRAPKRPNPIGLSVVKLERIENGILHVQNIDILDETPLLDIKPYVEDFDRPQKVRSGWIAHSRDKVSIKKSDDRFK, translated from the coding sequence ATGAAGATAGAAATTAATCCTATTGGAAAAATTCACTCTCCGTTTAAAGAACCGGAAGGCATGCCTATTCAACCAACCGGGGCGAACGGAGTACAAGGAACTGTCGAAATATTTGACAAGTTTAAAGCCGGACTGAATGATCTTGATGGATTTTCACACATTATTCTGCTGTACCTCTTTCATCGTAGTAAGGGTTACAATCTGCAGGTTATTCCATTCATGGACGACACCCCCCGGGGAGTATTTGCAACACGTGCACCTAAAAGGCCTAATCCAATAGGGCTGTCTGTTGTCAAATTGGAACGAATAGAAAATGGAATTCTTCATGTTCAAAACATTGATATTCTTGATGAGACTCCTCTTCTCGACATAAAACCATACGTAGAGGATTTTGACCGCCCTCAAAAAGTACGATCAGGCTGGATAGCACATTCAAGGGACAAGGTTTCAATAAAGAAGTCAGATGATCGATTTAAATAG
- a CDS encoding transposase, protein MNEITTLLTCMHPLLDANTYRHFLIISQALLTMTGRITMLSISRWTDKGGSYRTIQRFFSKDIPWDSLNWAIGKTFLKKSKIILIAGDATTVTKSGKKTFGLGRFFSSIYSRAVPGIAFQTLSLLDVEKRISWPMLIEQMLPKPKQKKRVVTKSKKQKRGRGRPKGSKNKNNRNVVLNAEMTQVQAMLQKLLKLIGDTLQPIYFVYDGAFGNNAAVHMTRQVGLHLISKLRNNSALYFKWNGVYSGKGRRPVYGDRVNYKNFPAAHLKSEETKKHICTRIYQMNVIHKKFADALNVVIIEKKNVKTDKIARVILFSTDLELDWKNIIDYYRLRFQIEFNFRDAKQHWGLEDFMVIKEQSVLNAANLSLWMVNVSQAMLVTSGEESILDLKAHYHGLRYAQEVFKILPENTKPINIVQLFEKIPVLGRIHGEKKAA, encoded by the coding sequence ATGAATGAAATTACCACGCTTTTAACTTGCATGCACCCCTTACTTGACGCAAACACTTACCGTCATTTTCTGATTATCAGTCAAGCCTTGCTGACGATGACAGGTCGGATTACCATGCTGAGCATCAGTCGTTGGACTGATAAAGGAGGAAGCTATCGTACTATACAGCGGTTTTTTTCAAAAGATATCCCTTGGGATTCACTCAACTGGGCGATAGGGAAAACATTTTTGAAAAAATCAAAAATTATTCTTATTGCTGGTGATGCCACAACTGTAACCAAGTCAGGTAAGAAAACTTTTGGTCTTGGCAGGTTTTTCTCTTCCATCTACTCTCGTGCAGTTCCTGGAATTGCCTTCCAAACCCTTTCATTGCTGGATGTCGAAAAACGAATTTCATGGCCAATGTTAATAGAACAGATGCTTCCAAAGCCAAAGCAGAAAAAGCGGGTAGTAACGAAAAGCAAAAAACAAAAGCGGGGCCGGGGAAGGCCCAAAGGTTCAAAAAACAAGAACAATCGCAATGTTGTACTCAATGCGGAAATGACGCAGGTACAGGCCATGCTGCAAAAACTTTTAAAGCTGATTGGGGATACACTTCAACCTATTTACTTTGTGTATGACGGTGCATTCGGAAACAATGCGGCTGTTCACATGACACGACAAGTTGGGTTGCACCTAATTTCCAAATTACGCAACAACTCTGCCTTGTATTTCAAGTGGAATGGAGTCTATTCCGGCAAGGGGAGGCGACCAGTTTATGGTGATAGAGTTAATTACAAAAACTTTCCCGCAGCCCATTTAAAATCAGAAGAGACCAAAAAACACATCTGCACCCGCATCTACCAAATGAATGTGATACACAAAAAATTTGCCGACGCTCTGAACGTAGTCATCATCGAGAAAAAAAACGTAAAAACGGATAAGATAGCCCGCGTTATCCTGTTTAGCACCGATCTTGAACTTGATTGGAAAAATATCATTGACTATTATCGTTTGAGATTCCAGATTGAATTTAACTTTCGTGATGCAAAACAACACTGGGGACTTGAGGATTTCATGGTCATAAAAGAACAATCAGTCCTCAATGCTGCCAACTTATCCCTATGGATGGTCAATGTTTCCCAGGCAATGCTGGTGACATCCGGCGAAGAAAGTATTCTTGACCTGAAAGCCCATTATCACGGGCTTCGTTATGCGCAGGAAGTATTTAAAATACTTCCTGAAAACACAAAACCGATTAATATTGTACAGCTATTTGAGAAGATTCCCGTGCTAGGACGGATTCATGGTGAGAAAAAGGCTGCTTAG
- a CDS encoding diacylglycerol kinase family protein — translation MFIFHPQLNFSLAKVLTLGVISFAFYFSVSGTEWSLLIVAITVVWFAEALNTAVEFLADLITKEHHPLIENAKDVAAGGVLVASIGAAAIGILVFWPYVSQILGTKS, via the coding sequence ATGTTCATTTTTCATCCCCAACTAAATTTTAGTTTGGCGAAGGTATTGACTCTGGGAGTGATTTCTTTTGCTTTTTATTTTAGTGTATCTGGAACTGAATGGTCATTATTGATCGTCGCAATAACTGTCGTCTGGTTTGCGGAGGCGTTGAATACTGCAGTAGAATTTCTTGCAGATTTAATTACAAAGGAACATCATCCTTTAATAGAAAATGCAAAGGATGTTGCAGCCGGCGGCGTTTTGGTCGCCTCAATTGGCGCAGCGGCAATAGGAATTCTTGTATTCTGGCCCTATGTCAGTCAGATTTTGGGAACAAAAAGTTAA
- a CDS encoding Dabb family protein encodes MVKHIVFWTLKDSAEGRSAHQNAKEIKKKLEALNGRIPGLIKLEVGIDFGRTEASADVALYSELSDRDALNHYINHPEHVAVSDFVGKIRHDRTVVDYEI; translated from the coding sequence ATGGTAAAACATATCGTTTTTTGGACCCTTAAGGATTCAGCTGAAGGCAGATCCGCCCACCAGAATGCAAAAGAGATCAAGAAAAAATTGGAAGCCCTCAACGGGCGCATTCCCGGGCTCATTAAACTTGAAGTCGGAATAGATTTCGGAAGGACAGAGGCATCGGCAGATGTTGCCCTTTATTCAGAGCTGTCAGATCGAGACGCACTCAATCATTATATAAATCATCCTGAACATGTTGCTGTTTCGGATTTTGTCGGCAAAATTCGTCACGACCGTACTGTAGTCGACTATGAAATTTAA